The region GCTTTTTTGGACTGTACGTCAACTCCCACAGTTGGCTCATCCAGAAACAGAACTTTAGGATTGTGAAGGGTTCCGGCAATAAGGTTGCAACGGCGCTTCATTCCTCCTGAAAACTGGCCTACCTGCTTGTCGGCAAACTTTGACAATCCCATGATCTCCAGAGATTCGTCGATCGCTTTTTTAAGCCGGTTATGCTTCAGGCCATACAGGCTTCCGAAGAACATTAAGTTCTCCTTTGCCGTAAGCGTAGGATAAAGGGCATATTCCTGTGGAACAATACCGATGATCTGTCTTATCTTAAAGCCATCTTTCTGCGGAGATAAACCATTGATGGTAAACTGCCCCGAAGTAGGCTTTATTAATCCCGAAAGCATAGAGATCAAAGTAGTTTTCCCGGCTCCGTTAGGACCAAGAATCCCATAGATCTCATTTTTTCCGATATTCAAAGAGATATCGTTTACCGAAAAATCTTCAGCGTTTTTGTATTTCTTATATAGATTTTTGATCTCAATCATATTCTCCGCCATATCAGATCGCTTTTCTCAGTTTTTTATAGAAAGCTTCTTCAAGATCTGCAATATGCAGCATCGTTTTTGAAAGTTCGTTATAGATATTGCTCTTGGAATTCCTGTTTTTGTAAACACGGGCTATATCTACGGCAAAATCTCTCCAAAGATCACCAATAGAGGTAATTTCTTTTGACAATTCTTTTAATTCGTCATTTTTAAGGATCACTGATGCTTCCTGAAGAAAGGCACCATAGATAAACCTGAAACCGCCACCGCCTGTTCCGATTTCCTCCTGCATTCTGATCAGCTGTCCCAGATAGTGATTGGTAACTTTTGTTCCTTTTTTTTCAGCCCATTTCGGAATACTCTTCGCTACCCATCGCATTGCTTTTACCCCGATAAGCGGTACCGGAGCCAGCATATTTTTACAGGTATCTTTAATTCCTTTTTTAATGGCTTCTTCCAGATGAATGTGTTCAGGAATATATACAGGATAGTACATATGTCCTTTAGGTGGTAGAGCCCCTTTGGCATATCTTACTTTTTCCAGTTCAGCCTCAGTAAGGGAAGTGGTATAATCCATCACCGGATCACTGATCAGGAATTTTCCGTCTTCTTTTCCATATACTACAAGGTTATGGGCATTGAAGTGGAATTTATATTCTTCAGGAAAATAGGTAAGGTTGAAAACTCCCACCTGAAGTCCTGTAGGGATATTTTGTTCCAGATTTCTTTCGAGGGCTTTCTGCGCCTCCTGAGGATTGGAGAATTTTTCTCTTTTAATTTTAATTCCTAATCTTTTGGCTGCCTTACTGAAGATAGCTCCCGGCATCGGTCGGTAGCTAAAGCCCGGAGCGAAATTCACCTTCAAAAAAGGAAGGTAGACGAAAAACAGTCCGGAGCCGATCCCGAAGATCATAGGTTCACTCAGTTTCAGTCCTTTATTAAGCAGTAGATTAGAAGCAACACCGTTTTCGCAATGCGCAGTCTGATGGTGTTCAAAGTTTAATTTCATTTGCAGCTTTATCTTTTTCACCGGTCAAATGGGTTCAGCATAGCGGGTATGCCTTCTTCATTTATTTTCCGTCGAAGTTCTTCAATTCATCCACTGAAATACCGAATGCATCGGCATATTTTTTCAGTGCAGTTTCGCTTAGTGTTTTAAATACTTTGGGTTTAAAGTGTCTCTTTACCCTCCATTGCCACATTCCTACATAAGAGGCCAGGACCCCCAGGTCCATTTTATTCACTTCCATAAAATAAGCGATAGGGCTTACCTTATTCCGGGCAACGTTTTGTTTCGCTTCCTCAATTCTTTCATGAATGAGTTCCATAGATTCATCCAACGCTGCTTTCTTAGCATCCCAGCCAGTGCTGTTGGCTGTTGTATAGTTGTCGTTTTCGTCCGTTACATACAAAACTTCAGTTATGTTGGCGGATTTCAGATTGCTTTCGTCTTGAGGAAGGTCTTGTTTTTTCATCTAAATAATGTTTAATTTTTTTAGATTCCAGATGAAAAATAGTTCACCTGTTTTGATTTATAATCAGGTGGCTAAAATAGTGAAAATACATTATATGTAAATCATAGGGTATGTGAAGTGGCTATTGCGGTGAGAAAGAGGCTGTATAAAAGATTTATTCAGGGTTTTTGGTTCGGGTACAATATCTTGTTTTATCATTCTGAAAGTCCGGAAAAGTGATGGTGGGATGAAATTTTGTTTTCAATATATTCTTTTAAGGCGAATATTATTTATTGAATTCCTTTTTCCTGTTTAACTAATTTGAATGGAAAGTATCTTAAGAAATGCACTCCAGGTTTACTGTTGATACTTGTCATGCGGTATGCTGTAACAAGTAAAGGGTATGATAAGACTAATGGTGCAGGAAATTTGATACAATAACTAACAAATAACAACTATGAAGAAGTTTTTTATTTCTGTTTCGCTTTTCTGTATGCTAAGCGCAATGGCACAGAAATTCGAGACCCAAAAGCTGACCGATGCCCAGGGCTATACTTATGAAACGGTAAAGAATGATCTGGCGGGTGTAAGAGTATACACGCTGAAGAACGGATTAAAGGTTTATCTTGCGAAGAATGAAGATGCTCCGAGAATTCAGACGTATATTCCCGTAAGAACAGGATCAAATAATGACCCAAGTGACAATACGGGGTTAGCACACTACCTTGAACATATGGTGTTCAAAGGAACTTCCCATCTGGGAACTCAGGACTGGGCTAAAGAAAAAGTTCTGTTGCAGCAGATATCTGATCTTTACGAACAGCATAAAGCAGAAAAAGACCCGGCAAAAAAGAAAGAACTTTACAAAAAGATCGATGAGGTTTCTCAGGAAGCTTCCAAATATGCGATCGCCAATGAATATGACAAAGCGATTTCCTCATTGGGAGCTACCGGAACAAATGCCCACACATGGCTGGATGAAACGGTATATAAAAATAACATCCCTTCCAATGAGCTTGAAAAATGGCTTAGAGTAGAAAAGGAACGTTTTTCAGAATTGGTACTGCGTCTTTTCCATACGGAGCTGGAAGCGGTATATGAAGAATACAACAGGGCTCAGGATAATGACGGACGTCTTGTCAACTATGCTTTGATGGAAGCTCTTTTCCCAAAACATCCTAATGGCCAGCAAACCACAATCGGTACTTCCGAGCACCTGAAGAGCCCTTCAATGGTGGCGATCCACAAATATTTTGATACTTATTATGTGCCTAATAACATGGCGGTAGTTTTGGTGGGTGACCTGGATTTTGATAAAACTATAAAATTAGTTGATCAGTATTTCGGAGGATTTAAATATAAAGAACTTCCAATGAAAAAAATGGTGACGGAAGAGCCCATGACAGGTATTGTTTCCAGAACGGTAAAAAGCCCGTCTACTCCGAGGATGACCATTGCATGGAGAACAGATTCTTATGGAACCCAGGAAGCAAGACTGGCAGATGTAGTGGCTGAAATTCTTAGTAACAGAGGTGATGCGGGATTAATTGACCTTAATATTAATCAGAAGCAGAAGACGCTTGGCGCAGGAGCTTATGAATCGCCATTCAAAATGTACGGTTCATTTTCTTTGGTAGTAACTCCTAAAGAAGGACAAAGCTTTGATGACGCTAAAAAGCTCCTGATGGATCAGATAGACCTTGTGAAAAAAGGACAATTCCCGGACTGGATGCTGAAAGCGATCGTTAATGATAAAAAGGTTCAGCGCATGAAAGGCTATGAAACTGCTGACGGGCTTGCAACGGAGCTTTATGATTCTTACATCAAAGGAAGAACATGGGAACAGGAGCTTGATGAGATCAACCAGTACGAAAAAATCACGAAAGCTGATGTTGTAAAGTTTGCCAATAATTTCTTTAAAGATAATTATGTAGTAGTTTATAAAGAAAAAGGAGTGAATGACAAGCTGGTGCGTGTGGAAAACCCGGGAATCACTCCGATCAAACTGAACAGAGAAGCTCAGTCTCCTTTCCTTAAGGATATCTTAAATACTAAGGTAGCAGAAAGTAAGCCTGAGTTTATTGATTATAAAACGGCGATTCAGACTTCACAGATCAAAGACAAGACCGTAAGTTTTGTAAAAAATAAATACAACGAAATTGCCCAGGTAAGCTATATTTTCCCTTTCGGAACAGATAATGATAAAGAGCTTTCTGTAGCAGGAACAGTCTTTGAATATCTTGGAACAGATAAGTACACTCCTGAACAGTTGAAAGAAGAGTTTTATAAGCTAGGAATTACTTATAGTGTAAGAACCTCCAATGATCAGATGGTGATCACATTAAGCGGCCTTGAAAGCAATATGAAGAAAGGAGTAGAGCTTATGAATCACTGGATGACCAATGTAAAAGCTGATAAGGCAATTTACGCACAGACAGTGAAGACCATTCTGGAATCAAGAGCTGCAATGAAGAAAGACAAAGTGAGAATCATGGCTGCCCTTTCGAATTATGCCAAATACGGTAAAGATTCGAGAATGACAGATATTGTTTCCAAAGAACGTCTTGAGAGCATTGATGTGAACGAACTGATTAAAAAGATGAAAACGCTGAACCAGTATCCTTATCAGGTATTCCTTTACGGTCAGGATCAGTCCGGACTGGAAAAAGCGGTGAAACCTTATATTGCCAATACAAGTCTTCATCCTGCAAAAGCGAAGGAATATCCGGAACCGGCTACCACAGGTAAGGTCTATTTTACCAACTATGATATGGTACAGACAGAAATGGCCAAAGTAGCCAAAGGAAGTACTGTAAATCTTGGTAACTTTGGAAAAGCCAATGTATTCAACGAGTATTTCGGTAGAGGATTATCTTCAATTGTTTTCCAGGAGATCAGAGAAAGTAAATCATTAGCTTATACAGCTTATGTTTCTTATGCCAATGCTTCAGAAAAGGGACATGCGAATTATATCACCAACTACATCGGAACGCAGGCAAACAAACTTCCTCTGGCGGTTAACGCAATGAATGACCTTATGGTATCATTACCACAGATTCCTGCCCAGTTTGAAAATGCAAAAGGGTCTGCACTGAAGCAGATCGCTTCCAACAGGATCAACAGAACGAATATTTTCTTCAGCCAGCTGGGATTGAAAAAACTTGGGGTAGATTATGACATCAGAAAGGATATCTATGCTGAAATCCAGGGGCTGACATTACCACAGCTAACAGGATTCTACAATACAGAAGTGAAACCGGTACAATACAATACGGCAATCATCGGTAAGAAAGAAAACCTGAAAATGGAATCTATCAATAAAATGGGCGAATTCCAGGAAGTGTCTCTTGAAGAGATTTTCGGATTCTAATTTTTTAGTTCAGATACTTATAAAAGTGGAGCAGCAATGTTCCACTTTTTTTGTTTAAAACATTTTTCTTTAAATACAGTTGTTCCACGGAATCGGAAAATGTTTCACGTGAAATAAATCATTCATTAATGAAATTGGTGTGTATTTATAGTTCTGTATTTCAGTCGTTTGTAAGATTTTAATTATGAGAAATGATGGAGGATATCCGGTTTTATAAAACAAATATAATAGTTTATTCAGTAGGAGCAAGGCTTTAGCATAACAAACCTGTAAAATCACTATTTCGGGTAATTTTCCTGCATGCGTTGACAGTGTAAATTTGTTATAAACTAAAGCATTATGAGATCTAAGGGGTCTCAAAATATCTGATCAACCGAAAAACAATTAATCATTAAAAACTAGAAATCATGTATTACAAAGTAAAAAAGGGCGATACGCTCGGCAAAATTGCCAAGGCACATAAAGTACCGGTAGAATTGATTCTTGCACATAACCAGACCATTATTAATCCTGATGTAATTTTTGAAGGCCAGTTAATTAATATTCCGAATATTGAAGATATTCCGGTGAAGAAATTCCAGTTTGCCAGACAGCTTACTCCTCAGGATATTGTGAATAAAGCGAGATCCGTAATAGGAAAAAGAATTGTCTATAAATTGGGAGCAGGCGGAATGGATGAAAAATACGCTCTTCCTACAAGGGATGGAGCTTGTGACTGCAGCGGCTTTGTCTGTTGGGTACTTGGATTATCCAGAAAAACGAAAATTCCTTTTTATCAGCCGGGCGGGTGGATCTATACAGATTCTATGGTGGAAGATATCAATCGCAATGCGGGTATTTTCGACAGGCTTACAGTTCCTGAAGTGGGATGTATTGTGGTGTATGGCGCCGGCAAAAAAATCGGGCATGTAGGAATCGTTTCGGAAGTTGAAAATGGAAAAATGAAAAAAGTGATTCATTGCAGCTCCGGAAACTATGCTTCATTCAGGGATGCCATTCAGGAAACCTCACCGAAAGTTTTCGAACGGGCAGATGCGTTGTGGGGCAGATTTGTAGGATAGGAAAGAATGCGTGTCAAAATAAAAGACTGTCTCCTGCATTTGATATTCAAATATAAGAGACAGTCTTATGGTGTTTTGTATATGTTTTATTATGATTGTACTTCCTGAATAAACAGGTTGATTTCTGCCCTGATCAACAATTCATCCTCATTGAAGGTTTCACAGAATATATGGCAGATGTTTTCAAACTGGGAAATGAGTGATGCCTTTGATATGATCTTGTCATTCACTTTGGGAAGGGCGAAAACTTCAATTTTCTTGATATTGGTAATAAAACCGATCACTTTCGTATCAGCTTCAGGGTTTTCAAAGAAACTTTGTCCGAGGATGGATGAACAGGTTTGAGCCAGGTTCTCAATTAGGCCGGCTTCAACAAATTCATTGTTGTG is a window of Chryseobacterium arthrosphaerae DNA encoding:
- a CDS encoding ABC transporter ATP-binding protein — encoded protein: MAENMIEIKNLYKKYKNAEDFSVNDISLNIGKNEIYGILGPNGAGKTTLISMLSGLIKPTSGQFTINGLSPQKDGFKIRQIIGIVPQEYALYPTLTAKENLMFFGSLYGLKHNRLKKAIDESLEIMGLSKFADKQVGQFSGGMKRRCNLIAGTLHNPKVLFLDEPTVGVDVQSKKAIIDYLLDLNKQGTCIIYTSHHLSEAEEFCTKIAIIDHGKIHAVGTPEELVAQIANAENLEDVFISLTGKELRDVVV
- a CDS encoding BtrH N-terminal domain-containing protein translates to MKLNFEHHQTAHCENGVASNLLLNKGLKLSEPMIFGIGSGLFFVYLPFLKVNFAPGFSYRPMPGAIFSKAAKRLGIKIKREKFSNPQEAQKALERNLEQNIPTGLQVGVFNLTYFPEEYKFHFNAHNLVVYGKEDGKFLISDPVMDYTTSLTEAELEKVRYAKGALPPKGHMYYPVYIPEHIHLEEAIKKGIKDTCKNMLAPVPLIGVKAMRWVAKSIPKWAEKKGTKVTNHYLGQLIRMQEEIGTGGGGFRFIYGAFLQEASVILKNDELKELSKEITSIGDLWRDFAVDIARVYKNRNSKSNIYNELSKTMLHIADLEEAFYKKLRKAI
- a CDS encoding M16 family metallopeptidase; translated protein: MKKFFISVSLFCMLSAMAQKFETQKLTDAQGYTYETVKNDLAGVRVYTLKNGLKVYLAKNEDAPRIQTYIPVRTGSNNDPSDNTGLAHYLEHMVFKGTSHLGTQDWAKEKVLLQQISDLYEQHKAEKDPAKKKELYKKIDEVSQEASKYAIANEYDKAISSLGATGTNAHTWLDETVYKNNIPSNELEKWLRVEKERFSELVLRLFHTELEAVYEEYNRAQDNDGRLVNYALMEALFPKHPNGQQTTIGTSEHLKSPSMVAIHKYFDTYYVPNNMAVVLVGDLDFDKTIKLVDQYFGGFKYKELPMKKMVTEEPMTGIVSRTVKSPSTPRMTIAWRTDSYGTQEARLADVVAEILSNRGDAGLIDLNINQKQKTLGAGAYESPFKMYGSFSLVVTPKEGQSFDDAKKLLMDQIDLVKKGQFPDWMLKAIVNDKKVQRMKGYETADGLATELYDSYIKGRTWEQELDEINQYEKITKADVVKFANNFFKDNYVVVYKEKGVNDKLVRVENPGITPIKLNREAQSPFLKDILNTKVAESKPEFIDYKTAIQTSQIKDKTVSFVKNKYNEIAQVSYIFPFGTDNDKELSVAGTVFEYLGTDKYTPEQLKEEFYKLGITYSVRTSNDQMVITLSGLESNMKKGVELMNHWMTNVKADKAIYAQTVKTILESRAAMKKDKVRIMAALSNYAKYGKDSRMTDIVSKERLESIDVNELIKKMKTLNQYPYQVFLYGQDQSGLEKAVKPYIANTSLHPAKAKEYPEPATTGKVYFTNYDMVQTEMAKVAKGSTVNLGNFGKANVFNEYFGRGLSSIVFQEIRESKSLAYTAYVSYANASEKGHANYITNYIGTQANKLPLAVNAMNDLMVSLPQIPAQFENAKGSALKQIASNRINRTNIFFSQLGLKKLGVDYDIRKDIYAEIQGLTLPQLTGFYNTEVKPVQYNTAIIGKKENLKMESINKMGEFQEVSLEEIFGF
- a CDS encoding C40 family peptidase, with the translated sequence MYYKVKKGDTLGKIAKAHKVPVELILAHNQTIINPDVIFEGQLINIPNIEDIPVKKFQFARQLTPQDIVNKARSVIGKRIVYKLGAGGMDEKYALPTRDGACDCSGFVCWVLGLSRKTKIPFYQPGGWIYTDSMVEDINRNAGIFDRLTVPEVGCIVVYGAGKKIGHVGIVSEVENGKMKKVIHCSSGNYASFRDAIQETSPKVFERADALWGRFVG
- a CDS encoding ABC transporter permease, yielding MEIREENIINIHNFLPHREPMLMADYILELTKEKVVTSFEIKEDNIFVHNNEFVEAGLIENLAQTCSSILGQSFFENPEADTKVIGFITNIKKIEVFALPKVNDKIISKASLISQFENICHIFCETFNEDELLIRAEINLFIQEVQS